CTGCTTAATCCTTGCCCTCAGAGAACATACTGATAGGAGACAAAAACTGATACAGGCAAGCCTGTTACCCATTTACAGACTCGATGCTGGTCTTTCTAAAACAACATAGTCACCAATCCACACTCAGCTTCCATCAAATCCCAAGGATACTCCACCCCCATACAcactaatttctttcttttttttttccaaactgagAAGGGGGAGCAAAAGAGAGGATAAAGAACGGAGCCGCACCAAGAATCCCACCTGCACTTCCCCTTTAAGGTAGAGTATGGATTCTAAGACTATGTTGTTAACGTCAATTATTTACAACAACAAAGCTGATTACCACCAAACGAAGACAGGAGAGAAGTGCGACCAGAAAcgattttgatttttgtttctcttgacaATAAGACACCGAGACCCCGGAGAGGTAGGGAAATGCCTTACTTTGTAGCCAGGAGCATGTTTTTTCTTGTCACTTGCTCATTGGGATCGGAATGTTGTCGGTTGAGAAATTCAGCTACTGCTTTGGCAGGAAATTCGGTTTCGCACACGTACCCAAAGTCCCTGGCTAGGTGGACCGCTTCTCCTGGCAGGACGCGAGAGAGGAGGTGAGcgcaagagaatgaaaagagctGAGGTCAGATTTTCCTCCCAACACTCTTATTTTCTTAACCCAGAtgttgaagaaaacacaaactaCTTGTTTTCTCGTTTCaggcattttatttccttctctgtaggATCTGGCAGATGAATTTATCAGGAAAAATGGCCACTTGTCCTAGAAGGCCAAGAggatttgaaaatgtaaatccCATCCaccaccctccagtcccatcccccaccctgatGACATTTTCCcaacttctcttttaaaatgttccttgTATTCCAACCTCACACCTATCAACACATTCATAAATGATATTCATAATTACTCGTTGAGCTTTTCTGCGAAGGGAACAACTAAAGGTTTACATTTTAACTTGATCGCATATAATTATCTGTTCATCCAAACCGATTAACCAAGAGGATTTGAGGGTCACTCCACTGAGTCTGTCTGTGTTGTTGATTTTCGAAtctttggttttaatttcctGAACCAGTTGGTTTTTACTGCAGGGCTTCCTGCCATTAGCTCCAGCTCCGGAAGAACGCATGCGCCAATTAGAGCATCAAAGCCCTCTCTGCAGAGCTTGTTTCCATAAAATGGAGCGGATCACAAACAATAACAGTTCTCCAGAAACTGCCTCCCTGCTACAGGACTCAACCCCCAAGCCCATGCACACTCTCACACTACACCCAAAGCCACCACGACCGTTTCCTTGGCGCGTAATTCTTTCGGGGTATGGATAGTGGGTTCTCTATGTACTCatgttatttttaatgcaaaGCTACTGTACTAGAGTTTCTGGCCCTGAACAACTGCTTATTGTTTAATAGTTATATTATCATCTTTAACACCATTCACAAATGCCTCCTAGGATTCCTCCTCAAGTTTAcggttttaaactttatttttagttctttataaAGCTGGAACTCAAATCCCATTGTGATGTATCTCCTCAAACGTAACGTGTAAAGAAGACAAAATgccttctttaaatataaatggtagTTTTAATATCTACCTGATCATtcaagtgttgttgttgttttttcctattGGCATGAGACATTTCCAACacaacacaaaggaaaacacaaagacagCTTATACATTCATTCCAACACATCTAAACTTAAGCCAATTTAGTATCAGAAAAACTTAACAGGAATCCAGAGGAAGCAGGAATGTGAGTGGATTCTGATGACAGTGTATCTAGAGCATGGAGTGAGAACAGGGGTAGCTTTTGTTTTGAAGGGGTTGgaagctttgtgtgtgtgtgtgtgtgtgtgtgtgtgtgtgtgtgtgtgtgtgtgtgtgttaaaaactGCCATGAGAAACTTTCTGCAATGCTTatatgtcttttctctttcctagcCCAACAATTCAAAATCTAAAATTGTTCACTTTTCTTCCCCTCCACTACAGAAGCACAATTAAATAAGAGATAAGGGAGcatatgtttggaaaaaaaaaaaaaaaaacctaaaagggCATATAACCCTGAGCTTTCACGACGGTCTTAAATCAGGATGCAGGTCAAAGATTCCCAAATTAATTCAGGAAGTAATGGTCACGCATTTCTCAAACGCAGATGTCAGAATAGCTTACGTAATTTACTGCTGAGCTCTGTGGAGGAGACAGGAACTTGGAGAATATGCAGTTCTTAAATTTTCACTCTGTTTTGGACTGAATTGGGCTTAGGGAAGTGGAATTTTGTggcaaaggggaagaagaaaggaggacaGGAAAAAGTACAAATAGTTTTTTGACATGCCAGGATTCTGTTCCCTTCCAGCTATattctctgggaaaaaaacaaaacaaaacaaaacccgaAACTGCCCAATTGACACAAAATACAACCAAACATCTGGCCACTGAGTATTATCCATTTTCCCAGAAGACAGTTCCCTTCTTGTTAGCAAGTGGACTCGCTTACCCTCCACTAGTGACGTGAGGAGGGTGACGTTGGCAGCTTTACGTCTCCCTGCTGGCAGATTTAATcctattttgtccagtttttctcttaaagatCTTCCTCCATTTTTAGACTTCGCCCTGTTTCACAAATAGATGCAAGAAAGGGATTTAGAAAACACTGGGTTGCTCTGAGTCACGTTACAGTCACTCTGACAACTTCCTAAcgtgtgcttttaaaaaaagtaaggatCATGGCCCCGAGATACTTAAGGGAGGGAAACCTAGGAAGGAATGGTACAGAAAGATCATAGGAGACAAATGCTAAACTGTAAAGCACCCCCTGTGTTCAGTTATTCTTGCAGCCAAGGTGGCAGGTTGGAAGGTTTTGATTGCCCAACTCTCTAAAGAAgaaccacaaacaaacaaacaaacacagttCTCATCTCTAGGGTTTGAGGTATTTTTGAGTTCAACTGATTACTGTGTATTTTCCCTGTTGTTACAATCACACAAATCCCAATGGGGTCTTTAAATTGTCTTTGCAAGAACCGCTGTTAGGTTGTTCAGAGTAACCAAAGTTATCATCACTCTCACGTTTCTTGCTCTGGCTTTAGCCCCAATGGGAAATTCATTTTACCAACTGTTTACATGCCATGTCACTAGCCTAACTAGAAATGTCAAAAGCGGATATCAGcctttaaaaatttcactgatTTCAGAGACAGTGGATGTGGTTCTAAATAGATGTCTAAATAGACTCCCATAATCAGAAAGTGGTTAAGataaattgtttaaataaaacagcaaattaattaatttcagattttattccCTACTCAAGTGCTCTTTAATTGTGTGGATTAGATTATACTCCCCTAGGTAAACAGTATCCAATattggggatgggggaaggggaggaaaaagcaGAGGGTGGATTCAGATCTGTGTCAGAGAAAGATTACAAAGGGAAGCAAAATGActgtgaaggaggaagaaaagattgGAAAAGCTGATgtttaaaaccttccaaaaatGGTTTTATACGCTTTGTGTGGGATATGCCCATCAGAGCGGGACTATGGCTCCATAGATGCATAAATGAATAAACGTCGAAACAGTGAAGTTCTTggtctttcttatttaaaaaaaaaaagaaggaaaaagaaaagatcatctGGGAAAGTTCAACCCAACACCCACCACTCACAAAGTTGGGTGGAACCCTAGGAGGACGAAGCCCAAGGGAGGGAGAAACCTGCCCTGAGGGAAGGTGCTTCACCTTGCAGGCCCTTATCAAATCTTATCTACGAAATGAAACCTTCCGACCTCACAGGGCTGAGACGTGTATCCCTGGCCACGTATGTAACATGCACCCCTGGGTAACGACTACACATAATGCACGTACACGTGTCTTGCGTGCTGCCTGGAGCACATCACGGCAGCAGTACCTAGGGACCACTAATGCGAGCGCCTTAGGCACAGGGAGTCGCCGTCTGGCCAGAGGTGACGGGGacgaggaggtggggggagggctgcAGACTCAAGAGAAAGCCAACGTCTTCTACTTAAAACCCTATTCAAGGGACGGTGGGTTACCGTCGGAGACCCTACACGGAGGTAAGGCAAAGTAAGGCGCCTGAGAGAAGTTTTCCAGGGCTTGCAAGGTGTACGCGAGGAGGGAAAAGGCGGCTGCACGGCGCCCCGCCGCTGCAGTGGCCGGCACTGAACCGGCGGTGCAGTGAGCTGCGCGTGCGCGCGGGGAGTTGGGTTGGGGGCGGAGGGCCCGGGGAGCGCGCTGCGGCCGCGGACCCGAGCGCGCGCCAGAACGGCGAGCGCGCGGGAAAGCTACGGAGAGCGCAGGCGCGCGCCGCCTCATcccgcccccagctcccacccaccCGGTTTTACGACCTTCTCCCCGCCCCTTTCTTTTCCCGCGAAGGGAGGGCCGTGGCGCGAGGCCCGTTTGCGTCGCCGCCCAGGCGCAGGCGCAGTGTTTCCCCgggccgcggggcggggcgggcagggCGGCGCCGGGCCTCACCTCCGCAGCACTCCGCCCAGCAGCGAAGCGTTGAGACACTCGGGCGGTGAGAGGCGCCTCTGTACTTCCGCCACCGTGACCTTGTACTTCGAGGTGGAGCTGAGAAGCGAGAGACGACCCGGAACTGAACAGAAGACTTCGTTGGGGTTCACGACGCCGCCGAAGAGGTTGTCCTTGTTTATGGGGATGGCGGAGACGGCGTTGCTGTTGGACTTGGACAGGGACACGGGGCCTGCGGAGACAGACGGAGAAGCTGCGTGTGGGTGTCGGGGTGGTGCCTCCCACGTCCTGCCGGACCCCGGCCCTCGCCCCGGCTTGCGCCGCAACCTCCACTTTCCTTCCAGCCATGAAAAATCCTGTGGCTCCTTTACCCCACCTTCTGCCCTACTCCCTGCAGTATTCCCGTCCTGGGGATCGAGCCGTCCTGGGGATCGAGCCTCAGCCCCTCGGCGCACCTCCCGGCGGGCGGGAGGCGCCCCCACCTCGCCCCACCAGCCAGGCCTGTGCTTCTGCCTGGACCCTTCCCTTTTAGCCCTCAGGGTGCTGTCTAGAGATGGTGGTGAAATTGTGACGCTCTGGGCTCTCATCCGAGGAGAGATGCTGGAGTACCGGTAtagggtgcaggggaggggatTACGTTTGCACACCGAGAGCAAGCTATGTGTGCCTCGGAGgttctgtggggtggggggttcaGTGTTGGGGAGAAATTGTCCCCAAGACCTGTAATAAAGATCAGCAGAGAGTTTAGATGGCTGAAGTGGCCTGTAAGTGAACATTTCAGTTAAGGCACCAACCTGGGAGGTGGTGGATTCTCTTGTCACATACCACACGTGCCCCATCCTTTTGATAAATAGGCCCTTTCCTACGTTTAGTTTTGAAAAGGACCCGAGTTTTGGAAATCCATTCCACGGCCCCATTTTgaacagggagaaaaaagaggaTAAACAGGCCTACCATATACACTAGCAATATGCCCTTTTGTTGAGCAAATAGTTAATATCCTTGTCTGCTTAAGTGTCTTCATTGGCAAGGGGAGAGGATATAGTCTTACTAGTTAAAATCATAAGCTCTTCATTGTCGGCCCCACCatagttagaaaaaaattcaggGCCAGGAAAAAGTGTACTACCATGTTACATTTCTCAACATCAATATAATTCAGATGCATTCACAACCATTTAAGTACTGtatgcatttgtattttaaaattccacaaggagacatatataataatatgcaTACATTCTACTCAGTACTCCTCCCTCCTTAATGGGGATATTCTAGACgtatggggaggtggggggctctAGGTTTTGGATAGATCACTTGTGACATTAATAGCTCTGGGGAGGCTAATAGAGACAATAGGAGTTAAACGAACTCTTGAGAGATTACTAATAAAAGAGCCAATTATCATGTCGACTTGGAAAGAGCATCTCTTAAGATTTATCCCTTGCACATCTAATTTGACGTGACAAAGACTTCACAGATgcaaaaatgaaactttaaactAGCTAACAATATACTGATTGGGGTTAGAAATGAGAACAGTTTTATATAGCATCGTCCTCTGGTGGTGCCTAGATTCCTGTAATGTAACATTGctaccataacaacaacaaaaaaagctgcTGTGAATAGCATTTAATCCAGTGAACTTTATTTCTACTCACTAAACACAATACAAATTACAAATCCATCCAAATCACTTGAcacttttcaaaaacaatttctgCTCTGAACAATTATGCTAATAATCCTGACATCTTCAAGATGCTAATTTTAACCAAAAGCCAAATTTTTGTTAACCTAATTCACAAAGTTTAAAAACCCTTAAACAGCTAATGAGAAATTAAACTGAAGAACAtgaaagtttttttcttcctctgctaaGGAGTGTTAACAAAAGACACAATTGCTTTTATATTAATGTTGAATTGTTTGCACTATTTTAGCATTATACACTTCTTAACACTCATGGCCACTCACACAATGGATTAACTAAACTATTAAACCATTTCAAAATTGAAATGCCACTTCCAAATCAGTTCAACTATTACACATTTCATGTGTTTGTCTAGATAtcattaaactaaattaaatggTCAAATCATGACCAAAGCTAGCCTGTTGCCATTACTAACATACTGAAAGCCGATCATTTAAGCATTGCTGTTCTATGCCATCTATTTGCTAATTCTGAGCCTTTAGGAAatcctatttgaaaaaaataaatacagctcTGCGAGTTCTTTTAAATAGCACTATGCCTGTAAGGACATGCCTGGAATGTAGAAGGAAATGGCTTACCTTTCTTAATTACAGTTTGATCTGGGATGTTAATACCCGGGTCTTCTACATGCTGCAACAAAAGGATACACATGGATGTAAGTGTATaatcaaaacaaaaggaaatgaatattctgtgcaagatggggggagggggaaggtatAGAATCAAAATTTCCTCCTCCCATATAGtgacatttatatataaacatctcATCTTGGCTTATTGGAATTTGAGGCTTTGGAACTCAAGAGGTTTCACTGCACACCCACGGCCAATTTCTCCTCCCCCAGCAAATAATCCATGTttgaaggaggtgggggtggggaataaaACTTTCTTTGCAAATTAAACCAAGTTTTGGAGCACCTAATCTTTCTCACAAAGTCAGTTCAACCTTTAAAAATGCACCTAGCTTTAGTTTGGCGCCTCAGCGGCTTCGGACTTCAGCGTTTCCAGTGTTCAGGCAGCAAAAGCCAGGGAAACACAATAGAAATGACAAGAGGCGGGAGTAAGAGGGGAGTGTTGTAAACGTTTTAGGTAATGTGATAAAAAGCAAAGGCGTATACACACCTTCACTTAGGgaaaactaaaaatcatttttaaagatgattacTGCCTAAACTGGGTATCAGAAAGGAATATGAaaacgattaaaaaaaaaaaaaaaacaacctctgagggtatttttttttcctgttgtccAGCAGTGGATTTGTtggtgtgggtttttgtttttctcctctctctctctctctctctcttttttttacagaTGGATGGGTATACGTGTGTGCTAGAGTCAAAACGTGattagaaagtaaaatgaaatcatgttttCTAATGCAGAAACTGACAGGCAATATAATGTCTGGCTGTGTTTACAAATTAGCACCAGGGCTGCTGAGATAGAAGATTTCGCAATCGTTACCAAACACAGGCATTaccatttaaaaaactattactTCCTTCTCTAGTCTTTGTCCAACAATAATACTGATTCGAACATTTTCCATTCTGTCTTGGATTTATGCTCCTGTTAATTGTGCCTGATCGCAATGATTCCGGGTGGATGGTACTAAGTTGCTTTATTACAGGTTTTATTATACTCAATGCTCTCATTTGTAACTTGCCTAAAGTGCTTCTGGatttaagtataattaaattGAGAAATGTTCAGAAATGACTACTGCTGCAGTTCTTGTGTTTTAACTATATGGGGAAATATGATCCCTTTATGCATGCACCCTAAACCCATAAAGTAAATGTAGTGTGGCATAATActtttatttgtgttatttctagACCTTGTCCATACAGGGAAGACTGTTAAGTTTAAAACCCCACTGAGATAttaatgattaaataattttcaccatcaatttgattttcttaaatatttagcaGTCATTCTTATTAAAGGTTAACTGTTGCAGCAATGGGAAAATTGAAAACAACCCTTTTCCTGACCCAAAttcctttgaaagaatttttttcttaataggtgggggaaggtggggaagaGCAGCAACTgggtttccttgtttttatttgatCTTTTGGTTAATTTCTCCTACTAATTTCACCACAAAAAGTCACTATACAGGTGTTAAGAATTCACACCAGCCACTTTGGAATTTTTGCAAAGTAGAGCAATTCTAATTCATGGTAATTCCAAAAGGCTGCAGTGCATTTTGCAATTCAAATATGTCCAAAGAGCGGGCTAGAAAAAGGATTCAGAGACTCTTTGGGAAGGGGAACTGAAATGATCACAACttccaggtttgttttttaatttgcattttctcaacTATTGCTCCCCTTACTTTACTTCCCAAGAAATGCACTGTTTAGTATGTTTCCAAAAACATTtatgaacacagacacacacacaatgcttACTAAACCCCACAATGGATTAAGTGCCTACTTTTCCTGCTTTCCATGCAAGGCTGCTAAACATAACCAACAAATTTCAGTGATTAACTGGGCCAAATGAGAGCTGTAAtaagttttctattttcctatgtaacttaaataatgttttaaattcaccaagcAAGCAGGTAAGTTCATCTGACCATTTTCTTTGCAATCTAATGCAGTAATCATTAAACTGTCAACGGACATATTGCTGCAATATTTGATGCACTAATTTGAAATAGCATTTTAGTAAAAATCACATCCAGATACATTTCCTCTCTAAAGAAAAGCAGCATTAACAGAGCCTTTACAGCTTTAATAAAATTATTGGCTCATTCTAATTCCATTTCAGGAGGGTTGTGAGGAAACCATAAATACGTAGAATTGAAACAGAGATGCtggtttaaatttaatttcagaaagtattttcaaattatcAATAGCCTGGTTTACACTGTAAACAGTAAATGTGCTAATACCATGCTTATTCAGAAATCGTTTTAAACTGCATTTATTGATAACTGGATTAGAACTCAAATAATGTATTGCCCAATAGTctcaaaacatttaatttaatatgGGGTGTAGCAGGTTCTGATAGGAGTTGGGAACCCAGCTAATGATTTATGAGGTCAGCACTTAGCACCCCtaggaggagaaggaggctgCATTTTAATGTCCCTCTGCTCCGATTTGCTACTTACTATTCTTTAATCAGGGTAGGCTACACACATAACTTTTAGATATCACTAGTGCTTATGAAATCcggtaaaaaaattttttttagtatgtcGTTCACGCTTTATTTTAAACTGCTAGGGTATTTAATGAGCTCTTTTGGTTGAATTTAACATCTTTTTCAGGACAGGGAGCAATCCCCCACGCCAGACTCAGCGGTGGAATTAGATCTTCTCCCAATCGAAACAGTTTACTGTCGTGGAGAGGGGCAGATATTGTTAATGGTGACATTCGTCTGATTTATTTCTGTGTCGGTGGAAATGGTAATGCAGGCATTGTTTGAAGGAGCTCCAGGAACCATTGTTCTAGGGCTATAACTCTCaactactttttaattttttaattcggTCGTTTATGTGGGTTCTCCAAGTGTCcgcccaaaaaataaaatgaaattttgaaaaagtaaatgcCATTGAGGGAAACCCCGGGCCCACAGGCTGTGTGTCCCGATTATCTTCTCTGGGGGTGGGTGAGCCGGGGCTGCGTTCTCCCTCGCGCCGCCCGCGCGTCCTCTTACCGGGACGTCCTCGATGGCGTGAGGTAAGGAGTGGATCGGGAGGTCTCCGAGTCCTGAGCTAAGCCCGTGTGGGCCGTGCAGGAGGTCTTCGTGCCGCCGGTAGTCCCTGCGAGGATCCAGGCCCGAAAGCTGGTGGGGCAGCCCCCGGTGCGTGTGCAGGAGCCCAgactcctggctctgcctctggcCCGGCCAGCCCGGGTGCTGCGGCTGCGGCTGAGCGTGCAGGGGGTTCAGGCTGTAGGGGTCGTTGACGTGGGAGTAAGGATCTTGCGACTGGGGGTAGATAGGCTGGTAGGGCGGGGGGAAGTAGGGGGGCTGGAAGTCGGCATTAGGGGTGTGGGACAGCGGCGGGGCGCTCGTGTAGGGAGATTGACCTACAGTGCCCAGCTGGGGCAACCGCGCCGTCCCGTTGCTGGTGCCGTCGTGGCGGTcctaagagagacagagagaagaaggggggAAAGAACAAGAAATCAGGCGTCGAGTTACAGCTGTCCACTCTAAATCCACTCGGCAAGACTGCGTGGGAAACCGCTCATTCCGGTCGGCAGGCCGCCGAAAGAAATGAGCTCTAAGTTGTTCATTtcggaaaatacccagtagtgaaacgGGCTCTTCCAAAAACGCAGGGAATTAGATCGTGCAAATGTGGGGGCATAAGAGGCTCTGTTTAGGCTTTTCTTtcaaagtgtgtgtgggggg
Above is a window of Zalophus californianus isolate mZalCal1 chromosome 7, mZalCal1.pri.v2, whole genome shotgun sequence DNA encoding:
- the TFAP2A gene encoding transcription factor AP-2-alpha isoform X2; this translates as MLVHSFSAMDRHDGTSNGTARLPQLGTVGQSPYTSAPPLSHTPNADFQPPYFPPPYQPIYPQSQDPYSHVNDPYSLNPLHAQPQPQHPGWPGQRQSQESGLLHTHRGLPHQLSGLDPRRDYRRHEDLLHGPHGLSSGLGDLPIHSLPHAIEDVPHVEDPGINIPDQTVIKKGPVSLSKSNSNAVSAIPINKDNLFGGVVNPNEVFCSVPGRLSLLSSTSKYKVTVAEVQRRLSPPECLNASLLGGVLRRAKSKNGGRSLREKLDKIGLNLPAGRRKAANVTLLTSLVEGEAVHLARDFGYVCETEFPAKAVAEFLNRQHSDPNEQVTRKNMLLATKQICKEFTDLLAQDRSPLGNSRPNPILEPGIQSCLTHFNLISHGFGSPAVCAAVTALQNYLTEALKAMDKMYLSNNPNSHTDNSAKSSDKEEKHRK
- the TFAP2A gene encoding transcription factor AP-2-alpha isoform X1; this translates as MKMLWKLTDNIKYEDCEDRHDGTSNGTARLPQLGTVGQSPYTSAPPLSHTPNADFQPPYFPPPYQPIYPQSQDPYSHVNDPYSLNPLHAQPQPQHPGWPGQRQSQESGLLHTHRGLPHQLSGLDPRRDYRRHEDLLHGPHGLSSGLGDLPIHSLPHAIEDVPHVEDPGINIPDQTVIKKGPVSLSKSNSNAVSAIPINKDNLFGGVVNPNEVFCSVPGRLSLLSSTSKYKVTVAEVQRRLSPPECLNASLLGGVLRRAKSKNGGRSLREKLDKIGLNLPAGRRKAANVTLLTSLVEGEAVHLARDFGYVCETEFPAKAVAEFLNRQHSDPNEQVTRKNMLLATKQICKEFTDLLAQDRSPLGNSRPNPILEPGIQSCLTHFNLISHGFGSPAVCAAVTALQNYLTEALKAMDKMYLSNNPNSHTDNSAKSSDKEEKHRK